GTTTCGCGTCGGTTCGACACCGGCCAGGATTTCGGCAAGCATCGGGGCCGGCGCCTCGACTTTTTGGGGTGGCACCAGTGGTCCCCAGAGGTTAGCGCGGCTCGAAACGACGCGCTGCCAGTTCTCGAAATCCGGATCGCGCTCGAGGCTTATATCTATCTCCGTTGGTGCGTTTTCCGCCAGTTCCCGCTCGAACCGCTGCCGTTCCGCCAACACCGGGTTCCGGACAAACCCCGCCACGAACAAAACGAGGCACAGGGCGATGGCTATCCAAGCGGCCACATACGCGTACGAGACGTACTTCATGCGCCCGCCTCCCGGAGCGATATGTTGTCAACCACAAGCACCGCGCCGCTCTCAAGCAACACAAACGACGGCACGCGCATCAGGACGTCGCCACCGCCGCTGCCCGGCGCCGTGAATCGATAGCTGTACTGATAACCGACCGCGTCCGCGACCAAGGGCGCGTTGCCTTGCAGCGGCCGCCCGGTCGATTCATCCACGATGCGCAATTGCGCCGCTCCGGTCGTCCGCGCGACGAAACCAATCTCGTACACCGTTCCCGCGCGCAGCTTCTGCACCTGGTACAACTCCGCATTCGCACTCTGCGCGTGTACCGAAAGCGCGGTGTCCCCACCGTCCACCACGTCCTTGTCCGTCGTCAGCGACGCATTCGCCACGCTCCACCCCGGCGCAGTCGATTCTTCCGGGTTCCACTGTGCGAAGTCCGCGTTGATGGCGAGGTTCGTTGCCTCCGCCGGCGGCCCGGCCGCGGCAACCTTCGGTTGCGGAGCGCCGGGTTCGCCGATGACCGTGCGTGTCACGCGAAACGCCGCGGTCACCTCGGTCGACAGCGGTTGACGCGTCAGTTCGAGTCCGTCTACACGTAGCGCCTGCGGGCTTTGCTGCAACCGCTCGAGGAACATCGCGACGTTTTGTATCGACGTAGGCTCGGTGCGAAAGTTGATCTGATACGTGCGGTACCCTTCCCCGCTGTCGTCCAACGCGCCGGCGGGCCATGAACGAATATCGACCAGCAGGGCGCCCGGTTGGTTTGCCGCGGGAATCGCCGCCCCGTCCGCCGGGATTTCGCGCAACGACAGCCGGGCAATCTCCACACGCAGCCGATCGTGAATCTGCTCTTGCGTCCACTCGCTCGAATGCTGCTCCGCCATCGCGGCGTATGCCTTCTCCACCGGCTCGGCCAGCGCTGCGTAACGCATCGCGTCCGTAAGCAGCAACTGCTGGCTGGCAATCGTCTCGTCAAGCTGTTCGAGCGCGTCCAGACAACGCAGCACCACAAGCATCACCGCCGACACGGCGAGAAGCGCGATCACAACGATTGACAACCGCTTCTCCGAGGCGGACATCCGTGCAAATCGCGCTAGCATGACAGTGCCCGCTTATTCATCCGCCGCCCCGGTTTCCTGCGCCGGCTCTTCGGCCGCCAGCGGCACGATAATCTCAAATTGGTACACTTGCCGGTTCTGTTCCGACTCTTGTTTGGCCGCGCCGCCGCGCGCCCGCGCAAACTGCGGCACAACCTTCGATCCGTTGTTGCGCATTTCCTCCGCCAGTTGGGAGGCAAGCCCCTGCGATTCGGCGCGGCCCTGTATCGCGAGCGTATCGTTGTGCGAGAAAACGAACCTCGTAATCGTCATGCCTCCGCGCGGAATGAGATCGGTCAACGCCGCCAGCAGTTCGAGCGCGCTGCCTTGCCGATCGAGATTCTGTTGAAGGCGCAACACCTGCCCGTATTTGCTGCGCACCTGGTCGGCCACGGGCTGCACTTCGTCAATTCGCCGCTGCAATTCGCGCGAATACGACGCGCGCTGATAGTAGGCTTGGCCATACACCGCGAACGCGCACAACGCAACCGCCGTCGCCATCCCCCCGCCCGCAATTAGCGAACGGCGTATTTCGCTGCTTTGCCGCGCCTTCACCAGCGACGCGGGCACCAGACTGATCGCAAGCGCCGCGCGATCCTGCGCCGCCAACGCAGCCCCGGCCGACACAAGCGGCAATCCGTGCGATGGCATCGAGCCGTGCTCGAATAGGGATGCAGCAAACGTGGCCGGCGCGCATTCGAGCCCGGTTGCGTCCGCAAGCGCCTTCGCCGCCGCCGCACAATCCGCGCAGTCCGAACACACGTAAACGCGCTCGACACCCTCGCCGTCTTCGCTCTCGCGGCGGTACGCGGACAACGACGCGCGGACTTCCATCGCGAGGTCCTCGACTTCCGAAGAAACCGACCGGGCCAAGTCGCTCCAGTCATGCTGTGTCGCCACGCCACGGCCGTACGCCAGCCGGCCGTTCTGAATGACCAACACCTCCAAACCGCCGCCGGCCAGATTGACCAGCGCATACCGCGATTCCTCGACGCGCGCCTGATGCACCGCCGATGCAAGGCATGCGGTGCTCACATAAATATGCTCCGGCTCGATCGCGCACGCGCGCAACACCTCCACGTGCGACTCGACCACGTCGCGGTGCGCAAACACGGCCAACACCCTGGCGGCGCCGTCGGTCGATTTCTGGAGGACGGATTGGTCGATTACCAACTCGTGCGCGGGATACGGCACGTATTCCTCCGCGCCGAGTTGCACCATACTCTCGATTTCCACCGCGCTGTGCGTCGGAAGCGACAGAATGCGCGCCGTCATGTCGTGACGTGGCAACACCGTGCAGACAGAATCGTCGGCAAGTCGATACTGTTTCGTGAACGCGCGGACCGCCTCCGCCAGCGAACCGTCCGCCAGCGACCACGTGCCTGACTGCGTGTCGTACGAAACGACATCTACGCCCTTCGGCGAACGCTTTACGCGCAGCCGCGCGATAAGCCGCTCGTCGAATTGCAGGATGCTAATGTGCGTTTTACGGGCCAAATTCGCCCTCCGACCACGACAGCACCACCGCGCTGCCGGGCTGAATGTTCACCACCGCCTGCGCCGCCGCGCGCACCTTGCCTTGGCGCTGCGTCGCAAAGCCGGTGATTGTAAAAAAGTGCGATTCAAACGTGCAATAGCGCGCCAGCGGCGCAAGATCCGTCGGGTTGATCTCGAGATCCGACGACATTGTATCGAGCGACCGAAACTGCCGGTCGTCTCCCGTGCCAAGCTTGCCGTCGTCGCCTTGCCGGTATCCGATGATGCGATCGACCGTGCTCTCGTCCAAATCCGGAATCGCCGCAAGCACCTCCCGCGACGCCGTGTTGACATTGATTCGGCCGTCGCCGTGTATCGTGAACAAGTCGCGCAAGCCGGGCGAATCATCATCGCCTTCCCACGCGTCCTCGTCGATATCCTCGAGTTGCCGCAATTCTTCAATGGCAAGAAACGGCGCGCGCTCCTCCGGCGACAATTCGCTGCCGCGCCGGCGCATGATCGCGAACACGGTCCGCATACCCAAACCTTCGATGTTGTCGAGCACTTCTTCCGGCGCCGTGTTGACCGAAATGCGGCCCTCTGCATCGACCACGGAGTATGACGCCGTATTGCCTTCGCCACCGCTATCCGCGGAGTACATCCCGCCCGTTTCTATCAGGTTCGGCGCCTTGTCCGTCAATCGCACGTTTGCCGCCGGCGGCGCCACGCTGCGCGCGCGAAATCCGCCCCTGGTGCCGTGCAACTGCGCGCGCGCCTGCGCCAACAACCCTTCCATAAAGGCCTTGTTTCGCATGTCCGCAACGGCGTAGTTTACCGAACCGCGGGCGAGATACTGCGCCTTGCTGTGATCGAGCGCGAGCGCCGCCGCCCGCTGATCGAGCAGCGACCGGTGCGCAAACCCGAGCGTCACCACCGCGAGTATCGCAATAATCCAGATCATGGCGACGAGGACGAATCCCTCCTCACGGCGCGTCATTGCAGGGCCACCGTTTGCGCGTCGATCGATCCGTCCTCCAACGTGGTCGTCGGACCGTGCATGACCGCGTACGTCGTAAACGTCGTCTCGCCCGTCTCCGCAAGCGGATCGATGAATGTCAAATCGATTCGAATCGCTTGCGGAATGCCTGACTTCTCTTCGTGCTCGTCTCGGATTACAAATTCGGCGGGCGCGGCCTCCGATTCGCCGAATAAGCCGCCGCCCTCTTCCGGCTGCACCCAGTAGTAATGGAAGTCCAGTTTCTTCACACCGGCCGCGAGTTCAAACTGCGATTCGCTGCCCAGCTCGATAATTGTGTCGTCAATCGTGCCGTCCTCGGGTGGGGCCACGGGCATGGGGCTTTCCACCGGCCGCTCTTCGCGTATGAGCAGCTTCCCTTCGCCGTCGGGATCGGACTTGACGCGGTACGTGATCCACAGCACCTTCGGTTCCGCGCCCTCTTCCACGTCCATCGGCCGCGTCACCGCGTAGAACTCGAACTCGTCCTTCGATCCGACGAACAGGTGCGCCGCGTCGGGAACCATGTTTTGCAGTTCGCGTGTCATGACATCGAGCGCAACGCGCGCGTCTTGGTACACCGCGATATTGGACTCGCCAATCTTCCACATACTCACGGACGACGAAAACGCCGTATACACCGTCCCCAGCACGATCGCGAGCACTGTGCTCGCGACGAGCAACTCGGCGAGCGTGAAACCGTCGTTATGCGGGTGGAGGCGCGATCGCATCGGCTTCCTCCAAAGTTCGGATTCGACCGCCCGGAATCAGTGTTTCGGCAGTCGCGCTGAACTCGCGGTCCGCGCGCGTCCATGCGATGGTCACGGAAATCTTGCCCAGGTATGCGTCGGGCAATCGCGGCGGTTCGAGAAAAAACGGCTGCAAATCCGCCGGAATGGCCGGCGTCGGAATGTCCACCTTCGCGACCGACCACGAATACGAGAATCGTGGATTCACATCGCCGAAACTGCCTGACCCGGAATCCCCCTCCGTCATTTCCGGCTGCAACTCCAACTCCCCCATCTTCTCTTCCATGAGAAAGCGCGCCGTCGTGTAGTCTTGCGCAATTGCGCGCGTCTTGCGCGCTTCGAGCAGCGCGCGATTGATCGCCAGCACGCCGACACTCAGCAGCACCATTGCCACGAGTGTTTCAATCAGGACCCACCCTTCGTTACGGCGCGCGCGCATCAGTCTGTCTCCACCTCGAATTGGCCGATGCGCCCCTTCGTCTTGATCGTAATCGCTTCGTGCTTGTCGTATTTCAGCTTGACCGTAGCGTAGTCGCACGCGCCCCCCGGATAGAACGCAATATAGTGCGCTTTCAACTCCTTGTCGAACGACGCCTTCGGCTTCTCGAACTCGAGCGACTCCGGCAGCCGCTCGCGCGTCGCGCCTGCATCGTCCACTTCGGAATACGCGTCCTTCCCGTCCTTCTTGCCGCCGTGGCGCATCAGCCAGTGCGTACCCCTCTCGTGATCGAGATAGAAGCGGTATTCGGTCACGTCGGCGATCGCGCGCTCCTGCGCGTACTTCATGCGCGCAACCAGATCGCGCGTCACCTTGTCGCGCCGCGCCCACGTGAGGGAGCCTTGATACATCGGCAACACCGCCGCGGTCATGATCATCGCAATCATGAGTACAACCACCGCTTCGAGGAGCGTGAACCCGTTCTTTTCGTTCAGCGGCTGCATGCGAAGATTATGAAGCTAGTTGGATTCGCCCGTGTCGATGTCCCACACGGAGATGTCGTCTTCAGTGCCCGAAATGCGATCGGCGCCCATCGAGTACAAGTCATACTTGTTCTTCTTCCCCGGGTACGCATATACGTATTGTTCGCCCCAGCCGTCGGGCTTAATCTGCTGTATGTACGAACGCCCCGCCTTGTTCGGCACGGCAAGATCGCTCAACGATTTCGGGTACTTGTCCTGGTGCTCGAGCGCATACGCCTCGATCGCGTTCTGGTACACGGACAAATCGGCCCGCGCCCGCACCTCCCGCGCCTGGTTGCCGCGGCCCGCCACCGCAAATGCGACCATGCCCGCGAGAATGCCCATGATCACCATCACCAAGATGAGCTCCAACAGCGAGAAGCCCTCATTCGCTCTCATTTTCATTTCCTCCACACGTCACGAAATATTTGCGCTCATGGTCAATATCGGCATGAGCATCGAAATAACGAGCCCGCCGACCAGCACGCCCATGATGATGATCATGAGCGGTTCGAGCAGCGCGGTCAGCGTCTTCACCGCGCGATCGACTTCGATGTCGTACGCGTCCGCCATGCGCTTGGTCACACCGCCCAACTTGCCGCTCTCTTCCCCGATCACGAACATGTTCACCACCATCGGCGGAAAGTGCTTCGTCTGCGCGAGGCCCGAACTGATGCTGTCGCCCTCGGCCACGCGCGCCTGAACGATGTCCACTTCCTCCGCAATCGCGCGGTTGCTCAACGTCTCAACCGTAATGCGCAGCGATTTCAGCACGGGCACGCCGTTGTCGAGCAGGGTCCCCAACGTGCGCGCGAACTGCGCCATCACATATTTCTGCACAACCATCTTCACGACCGGAATGCGCAGCGCCAGCCGATCGAAAAACATGCGGCCCGCCGGCGTCCTCCAATACGAAACAACACCCGCGACAATTGCGGCGGCCACCAACAGCACCGCCCACCACCACGTGCCCATGAACCCGCAGATCGCCAACACAATCTTCGTCGGAATAGGCAGTTCGACATTAAAATCCTTGAACAGCAGCAAAAACTTGGGAAACACAAACGACGTGAGAATGAAAATCGCCGCGGTTCCCATGAACATCAGAATCGCCGGGTAGATCATCGCCGACACGGCCTTCGCGCGCAGTTCTTCGTCCTGCTCCCCGAACTGCACCATGCGCCACAGCACTTCCTCGATCATGCCCCCGGTTTCGCCCGCGCGCACGAGATTGCAGTGCATCGACGTAAAGACCTTCGGGTGACGCTCCATCGCCTCCG
The sequence above is a segment of the Candidatus Hydrogenedentota bacterium genome. Coding sequences within it:
- the pilM gene encoding pilus assembly protein PilM; this translates as MARKTHISILQFDERLIARLRVKRSPKGVDVVSYDTQSGTWSLADGSLAEAVRAFTKQYRLADDSVCTVLPRHDMTARILSLPTHSAVEIESMVQLGAEEYVPYPAHELVIDQSVLQKSTDGAARVLAVFAHRDVVESHVEVLRACAIEPEHIYVSTACLASAVHQARVEESRYALVNLAGGGLEVLVIQNGRLAYGRGVATQHDWSDLARSVSSEVEDLAMEVRASLSAYRRESEDGEGVERVYVCSDCADCAAAAKALADATGLECAPATFAASLFEHGSMPSHGLPLVSAGAALAAQDRAALAISLVPASLVKARQSSEIRRSLIAGGGMATAVALCAFAVYGQAYYQRASYSRELQRRIDEVQPVADQVRSKYGQVLRLQQNLDRQGSALELLAALTDLIPRGGMTITRFVFSHNDTLAIQGRAESQGLASQLAEEMRNNGSKVVPQFARARGGAAKQESEQNRQVYQFEIIVPLAAEEPAQETGAADE
- a CDS encoding general secretion pathway protein GspK; the encoded protein is MTRREEGFVLVAMIWIIAILAVVTLGFAHRSLLDQRAAALALDHSKAQYLARGSVNYAVADMRNKAFMEGLLAQARAQLHGTRGGFRARSVAPPAANVRLTDKAPNLIETGGMYSADSGGEGNTASYSVVDAEGRISVNTAPEEVLDNIEGLGMRTVFAIMRRRGSELSPEERAPFLAIEELRQLEDIDEDAWEGDDDSPGLRDLFTIHGDGRINVNTASREVLAAIPDLDESTVDRIIGYRQGDDGKLGTGDDRQFRSLDTMSSDLEINPTDLAPLARYCTFESHFFTITGFATQRQGKVRAAAQAVVNIQPGSAVVLSWSEGEFGP
- a CDS encoding prepilin-type N-terminal cleavage/methylation domain-containing protein, whose amino-acid sequence is MRSRLHPHNDGFTLAELLVASTVLAIVLGTVYTAFSSSVSMWKIGESNIAVYQDARVALDVMTRELQNMVPDAAHLFVGSKDEFEFYAVTRPMDVEEGAEPKVLWITYRVKSDPDGEGKLLIREERPVESPMPVAPPEDGTIDDTIIELGSESQFELAAGVKKLDFHYYWVQPEEGGGLFGESEAAPAEFVIRDEHEEKSGIPQAIRIDLTFIDPLAETGETTFTTYAVMHGPTTTLEDGSIDAQTVALQ
- a CDS encoding type II secretion system protein, translating into MQPLNEKNGFTLLEAVVVLMIAMIMTAAVLPMYQGSLTWARRDKVTRDLVARMKYAQERAIADVTEYRFYLDHERGTHWLMRHGGKKDGKDAYSEVDDAGATRERLPESLEFEKPKASFDKELKAHYIAFYPGGACDYATVKLKYDKHEAITIKTKGRIGQFEVETD
- the gspG gene encoding type II secretion system major pseudopilin GspG, whose product is MRANEGFSLLELILVMVIMGILAGMVAFAVAGRGNQAREVRARADLSVYQNAIEAYALEHQDKYPKSLSDLAVPNKAGRSYIQQIKPDGWGEQYVYAYPGKKNKYDLYSMGADRISGTEDDISVWDIDTGESN
- a CDS encoding type II secretion system F family protein, coding for MPQFQYEVKKGPGPATSGVLEAESRRAAAARLRDMGYFPISIEEYAGEKQKDALLRALTRVRLKERNIFFRQLATLIESGMPLTRALSTIAQQTTNTKLLAVVEQLRDDVQKGSTFAEAMERHPKVFTSMHCNLVRAGETGGMIEEVLWRMVQFGEQDEELRAKAVSAMIYPAILMFMGTAAIFILTSFVFPKFLLLFKDFNVELPIPTKIVLAICGFMGTWWWAVLLVAAAIVAGVVSYWRTPAGRMFFDRLALRIPVVKMVVQKYVMAQFARTLGTLLDNGVPVLKSLRITVETLSNRAIAEEVDIVQARVAEGDSISSGLAQTKHFPPMVVNMFVIGEESGKLGGVTKRMADAYDIEVDRAVKTLTALLEPLMIIIMGVLVGGLVISMLMPILTMSANIS